The genomic interval CTCGCGGTCGGTGTACTCGGCGGCGAGGTCGGCGACGAACTCGCGGATGGACTCCACTTCGGCCTTGTACGCGTCCATGTCGGGGACGTGTTCGTCCACGAGGGCGGCGGCGACGGTGAGGTCTATCTGGTCGCCCTCGCGCTTTCCCATGACTTTCACGTCCTGGCCGAGCGCGGGGTTCTCGTCGTGGTACTCGGTGTTGAGTCGGTACTCGGTCTGGTGGACGAGCGTCTCCGTCTCCGTGAGCGGGGCGTGGCCGACGCCGAAGCTCGTGTCGTTCGCCATCGGCACGGCCTTTCCTTCTTCGCCGAAGACGGTCTGGAGGTCGCCGGAGCCTTCACCGAGTTTCACGTCCACGATGACGTCGGTTTCGAGGTCGAGCGCGGGCAGGGTCTCGCGGAGATAGTTGCGGGCGGCGTCGAGCGCGATGGCGTCCACGGGGATGCGCTGGCCCTCGTACTCCTTCGTGGCGCGCCCGACGATGAGGACGTAGATGGGTTCGATGACTTCGCCGCCGCCGAACGCGGGCGCGGCGGTGCCGGCGACGAGCTGGGTCTCGTCCGTGTTGTAGTGGAGAACCTTCCCGACCCGGTCGAGGTAGGCCTGTGCGAGCGCCTGGGAGACGCGTTCGGCGATGCCGTCACAGATGGAGTCGGGGTGGCCGAGGCCCTTTCGCTCCACGATTTCGACTTCCTCGTCTTCGACCGCGTCCCTGTCGATGGGGCGGACGCGAATATTGCGCTCCGTCATTACCCGAGATACCCGACAGCCGCTTCTATAACTTGCGGAAACGACCGACCCCGGGAATATTCCCCGTGGTTATTCGAGGAGGAGGCCGAGGTAGGAGGTTCGAATCTGGTCGTTCGGGTCGAGGCCGAGGTCGCGGAGCACGCCGTACGCGCGCTCCCGGGCGTCCGAAATCTCGGGTTCGGACTCGACTTCGAGTTCGACCTCGACGTACTCCCCGAGGTCGCGCACGTCGTCCAGCGTCACCGTCACGCCCTCCAGCGTGTAGTACGACCGCACCTTCCGCACGCGCGCCGCCTCCGCGAACCCGAGACCGTCCAGCACCGCCCGCATCTCCGCCCCCGATTCGACGCTCGTCTCGTGTTCCTCCCGCGTCTTCGACTCGTCGTCCACGAGCGGGCCCTTGTAGGTCACGCGGGAGTCCGCGCCGTCCAGCGCCTCGCTCGGGGACTCGCCCTCGCGCACGGTCGCCTGCTCGCGCACCCGGAGCGCCTCGTCCGTCTCCGCGAAGTCCCGGTGGGGCGCGTCGAAGTACGTGTCCTCCTGCACCACCGTCTCCCCCGCGCCCGCGCCCCGCTCGTTGAGTTCGCGGCGCACGCGCTCGTGGGTCGCCTCCACCTTCACCTCGACTTCGTACATACCCCGTGGTCGCGGCCGTGCCGCCGAAAGCCTGCCGACTCCGGACGGCTCCCGAGACCTATACGCGTCACATAGCAGGGCTCTTCCCCGTTCCGCGGCCTTCCACGCGTGTCGTGACTCACTCCACGCACCCGGCCGGCACCGGTGACGCGATTCCCCCGCTGCGCGCGCAGACGGTGCGCTCGACCGACGGCCCCGCCCGCTGCACGCTCTCGCCCGCCGACGCGAGCGACGACGAGCGCACGACCGCCTGGCTGACGGTGAACGCGTCCGTCCTGCGTTCGCTCGACGAGTTCCGGTAACGCACCGGAACCGTGCTTCTTAAGGATAGAACGGCAGTCCATTGGGGTATGAGCGACGAAACCGAGGCCGACACGGCCGACGAATCCGCCGAAGGACTGCAGGAAGGCGACTTCATCGAACTCGCCTACACCGCCCGCACCGTCGAGGGCGGCGAACTCGTCGACACGACCGACGAGGAAGTCGCGGAAGAGGAAGGCGTCGACACCGAAGAACAGAACTTCGCGCCCCGAACCATCATCCTCGGCGAAGGCCACATCTTCGAACCCGTCGAGGAGGACATCGTCGGCAAGGACGTCGGCGACGAGGGGAGCGTCGTCGTCGACCAGCCGTTCGGCGAGTACGACGAGGAACAGGTTCGCACCGTGAAGTCGGACAAGATTCCCGAGGACTCCCGGTTCCCCGGCGCGCACGTCGATATCGACGGCGAGCACGGTCACGTCGAAACCATCGTCGGCGGCCGCGCCCGCGTCGACTTCAACCACGCGCTCGCCGGCCAGGACGTCGAGTACGACTACGAGATTCTCGGCGAGGTCACCGACCGCCTGGAGAAGGCCCAGGGCCTCCTCTCGATGTACTTCGACGTCGACCTCGACATGCACCTCGAAACGGACGAAGTCGAGGAGGACGTCGAGAACGACGAGGGCGAGACCGAAACGGAGACGGTCGAGAAGGAGACGCTCTACATCGACCAGAACCCCCAGCTCCAGTTCAACCAGCAGTGGATGATGGGTAAGCAGCAGATCCTCCAGCAGGTCATCGACCAGCTCGACATCGACCGCGTCATCGTCCAGGAAGTCATCGACGGCTCCGGCATGGGCGGCATGATGGGCGGCATGGGCGGTATGATGGGCGGCGGCGCAGGCGGCGAAGACCTCGGCGACATCGAGGACGCGCTCGAAGACGCCGACGTGGACGCCGACGAAATCGCGGAAGAGCTCGAAGCCGAAGAGCTCGAAGAGTAAGTGAAGCCGCAGGCTTCGCTGGACGAACGAGCGCCGAGTCGGAGCGGCGCGAGTAAGCGAAGCCGCAGGCTTCGCTGAATAGACGGGCGGCGACGCCGCGAGCGCCCTGTCGATTCTCTCGTTTATTCCCTCGGTGAGCGGCGGGGCTGGAGTGCGGCGGCGAGGGCGTCGTAGGCGGCGGTGGCGTCCGCGTTCTTGAGCGGGGGGTCGCGTTCGGGGATTGCGACGGCGGTCGTGGTGTCAAGGGTGGCGGTGAGTCCGTCGGGGACGGTGTGGTGGCGGGTGACGACGACGCCGGCTATCGGGGTGTTGACGGCGCGCGCGAGTTCGGCGGTTTTGACGGCGTCCTCGATTGCTTCGCGGTCGCGGGTGGTGACGAGGACGGCGCGGTCGGCGCGGCGGAGCGGGGTGACGGCGTCGGGGCCTGCGCCGGCGGGGCAGTCCGCGAGCACGGGGCCGCGCGGATGCCGGGGGAGCAGGTCGTCGATTGGGCGGCCGCCCCGGTTCGCCACCACGTCGATGCCGGTGACGCCCGCGGTGTCGGCGGCGATGGCGAGGTTCGGCATGTCGCGGTCGGCGTCCACGACGGTGGGGCGGCGGCGCTGGCGGGCGTACGCGGCCGCGAGGCCGAGCGTGGTCGTTGTCTTTCCCGTTCCGCCCTTTCCGCCGGTGACGGCGAGCACGCCCCCGGCTGGGTCGGCTTCCCACTTGAACTCCGGGTCGGGGGATTCAAGGTATCGGCGCACCCCCTACTCGGTGATGCGTCACGACCACTTGCTGACCGCCAAACAACTCTCGCGCGCCGACATCGAGGCCGTGCTCGACCGCGCGAGCGAGTTCGCGGCCGACCCCGCGGCGTTCCGGGAGCGACACCCCGAGTTGTTGCTCGCGCTCTGCTTCTTCGAGCCGAGCACGCGCACGAAGATGAGCTTCGAGACCGCGGCGAAGCGCCTGGGCGGCGACATCGTCGATATGGGGAGCGTGGAGTCGTCGTCGGTGAAGAAGGGCGAGTCGCTCGCCGACACGGTGCGCGTCATCGAGGGGTACGCGGACGCTATCGTCCTCCGGCACCCCAAGCAGGGCGCGGCCCAGCTCGCGAGCGAGTACGTGGACGTGCCCGTGGTGAACGCGGGCGACGGCGCGGGCCACCACCCGAGTCAGACGCTCCTCGACCTCTACACGATTCGGGAGAACGCCGGGCTGGACGACCTCTCCATCGGCATCCTCGGCGACCTGAAGTACGGCCGAACCGTGCACTCGCTCGCGCACGCGCTGACGAAGTTCGACGCCCGCCAGCACTTCATCAGCCCGGAGTCCCTGAAACTCCCGCGGAGCGTCCGGTACGACCTCCACGAGGCCGGCGCGAACGTCCGCGAACACGAGAGCCTCGAAGACGTCCTGCCGAACCTCGACGTGCTGTACGTCACGCGCATCCAGCGCGAGCGCTTCCCCGACGAGGAGGAGTACCGGAAGGTCGCCGGGAAGTACAGCATCGACGCCGACACGCTTGAACACGCTCGGGACGACCTCTCCATCATGCACCCGCTCCCGCGCGTGGACGAAATCGCGCCCGAACTCGACGACACCGAGCACGCGACGTACTTCAGTCAGGCGCACAACGGCGTTCCCGTCCGAATGGCCCTCCTCGACTCCCTGCTATGACAGACACCGAACTCCGCGTCAGCAAGATCCGCAACGGCACCGTCATCGACCACGTGAACGCGGGCGAAGCCCTGCACGTCCTCGCGCTCCTCGAAATCGACGGATCGGGCGGCGAGACAGTGAGCCTCGGGATGAACGTTCCGAGTCAGACGATGGGGAAGAAGGACGTGGTGAAGGTCGAGGGCCGGGAGTTGAGTCAGAACGAACTCGACGTGCTGTCCCTCATCGCGCCGGACGCGACCATCAACATCATCCGCGAGTACGAGGTCGCGGAGAAGAAGCACGTCGAACCCCCGGAGACGGTCGAGGGCGTGCTCTCGTGTCCGAACCTCGACTGCATCACGAACGACGACGAACCCGTTCAGCCGCGCTTCGACGTGCTCTCCGAGGGCGTGCGGTGTGCGTACTGCGAGACCATCGTTCGCGACGACCTCACCGACCACCTGCTCGCGTAAGCCCTAACACTAAGGGGGGTGGCGGTCTACTGTCAGGTATGGCACGCAAACTCCTGAAGGTCGGTATCGCCCTCATCCTGCTCTACGTCGCGGTGAAGTTCCTCACGGGGAGCGACGAGGGCGAGGAAGCCGTCGACCGCATCGACTAACGAACCACTTACCCTTCCTGGAGCCCTCCGATTCTTTATGTACGGCGTCGTCACGCGGAACGCCGAGGAACTGGACTGGCCGGAGTTCGACCGCGGGTTCTACGAGGTGAAGGACGTCACGGGCCGCCACACCGACCCCGTGGAGAACGGCGTGAACATGGTGTCCTGTTTCGGCGACACCGCCACCGCCGAGACCGACCCGGGTCTCGTGCCCGTGGACGACGAGGGGAAGCGGGCGACGAAAGAGCGCACGTACTTCGACTGGGGTTACATCTGCCCGAGCGCAGGCCACTACAAGAACGGCCTCGTCGAGGTCGTGGAGGCCTGCACCGACGCGAACGACGACCTCCGACTCGACGACGTGGGCTTCCCCCGCGGCGAGTACTGTCACTGCGAGCGTTGCGAACAGGCGTTCGCGGAGAGCGACTACGACGACTGGGGCGAGTGGCGCGCGTCGGTCATCACGGAGTTCGTCGCCGAAATCCGCGACCGCGTCCCGGGGAGACTCTACCTCACCCTCCACCCCGACCCCTATCCCGGCCACCTCTACGAGCGCAGCGGCCTCGACATCGAGGCGCTCTCCGAGTACGTGGACGAGTTCGTCGTCCCGCTCTACGACACGAACTACGGCACGACCTACTGGCTCGAAACCATCGCCTCGGGCTTCCAGTCCCTCCTCGACACGCCGTTCAGCGTCGAACTCTACGCCGTCGATATCGACATCGACAACCTCCTCCACGCCGCCGAAGTCGCCGAGGAGTACGCGGAAGACGTGTTCTTCGGGTACCACGCCGGCAACGCCCGCGCTGCGCTCCGGCGCATCGACGCGGAGACGCGAGAGGGCGTGGAGTTCGGCGCGGAGTAAGGAGTTGCGTCAGGCGAGCACGCGGTTGCGCCACTGTTCGAGGTCGTCTCTATCCCGGGTGTCGTC from Salarchaeum japonicum carries:
- a CDS encoding DUF7511 domain-containing protein; this encodes MTHSTHPAGTGDAIPPLRAQTVRSTDGPARCTLSPADASDDERTTAWLTVNASVLRSLDEFR
- a CDS encoding methionine adenosyltransferase, with product MTERNIRVRPIDRDAVEDEEVEIVERKGLGHPDSICDGIAERVSQALAQAYLDRVGKVLHYNTDETQLVAGTAAPAFGGGEVIEPIYVLIVGRATKEYEGQRIPVDAIALDAARNYLRETLPALDLETDVIVDVKLGEGSGDLQTVFGEEGKAVPMANDTSFGVGHAPLTETETLVHQTEYRLNTEYHDENPALGQDVKVMGKREGDQIDLTVAAALVDEHVPDMDAYKAEVESIREFVADLAAEYTDREVTVHVNTADDYEDGSIYLTTTGTSAEQGDDGSVGRGNRANGLITPNRSMSMEATSGKNPVNHIGKIYNLLSTEIAHDVVHEVDGIRDLRIRLLSQIGRPIDEPHVADAHLVTTDDTDIEDIEDDVRERIDHHLEHVTDITERVIDGELTTF
- the pyrB gene encoding aspartate carbamoyltransferase, which produces MRHDHLLTAKQLSRADIEAVLDRASEFAADPAAFRERHPELLLALCFFEPSTRTKMSFETAAKRLGGDIVDMGSVESSSVKKGESLADTVRVIEGYADAIVLRHPKQGAAQLASEYVDVPVVNAGDGAGHHPSQTLLDLYTIRENAGLDDLSIGILGDLKYGRTVHSLAHALTKFDARQHFISPESLKLPRSVRYDLHEAGANVREHESLEDVLPNLDVLYVTRIQRERFPDEEEYRKVAGKYSIDADTLEHARDDLSIMHPLPRVDEIAPELDDTEHATYFSQAHNGVPVRMALLDSLL
- a CDS encoding MinD/ParA family ATP-binding protein — its product is MRRYLESPDPEFKWEADPAGGVLAVTGGKGGTGKTTTTLGLAAAYARQRRRPTVVDADRDMPNLAIAADTAGVTGIDVVANRGGRPIDDLLPRHPRGPVLADCPAGAGPDAVTPLRRADRAVLVTTRDREAIEDAVKTAELARAVNTPIAGVVVTRHHTVPDGLTATLDTTTAVAIPERDPPLKNADATAAYDALAAALQPRRSPRE
- the cyaB gene encoding class IV adenylate cyclase, with the translated sequence MYEVEVKVEATHERVRRELNERGAGAGETVVQEDTYFDAPHRDFAETDEALRVREQATVREGESPSEALDGADSRVTYKGPLVDDESKTREEHETSVESGAEMRAVLDGLGFAEAARVRKVRSYYTLEGVTVTLDDVRDLGEYVEVELEVESEPEISDARERAYGVLRDLGLDPNDQIRTSYLGLLLE
- the pyrI gene encoding aspartate carbamoyltransferase regulatory subunit, producing MTDTELRVSKIRNGTVIDHVNAGEALHVLALLEIDGSGGETVSLGMNVPSQTMGKKDVVKVEGRELSQNELDVLSLIAPDATINIIREYEVAEKKHVEPPETVEGVLSCPNLDCITNDDEPVQPRFDVLSEGVRCAYCETIVRDDLTDHLLA
- a CDS encoding FKBP-type peptidyl-prolyl cis-trans isomerase, which gives rise to MSDETEADTADESAEGLQEGDFIELAYTARTVEGGELVDTTDEEVAEEEGVDTEEQNFAPRTIILGEGHIFEPVEEDIVGKDVGDEGSVVVDQPFGEYDEEQVRTVKSDKIPEDSRFPGAHVDIDGEHGHVETIVGGRARVDFNHALAGQDVEYDYEILGEVTDRLEKAQGLLSMYFDVDLDMHLETDEVEEDVENDEGETETETVEKETLYIDQNPQLQFNQQWMMGKQQILQQVIDQLDIDRVIVQEVIDGSGMGGMMGGMGGMMGGGAGGEDLGDIEDALEDADVDADEIAEELEAEELEE